From Calothrix sp. PCC 6303, a single genomic window includes:
- a CDS encoding bifunctional serine/threonine-protein kinase/ABC transporter substrate-binding protein, translating to MRVYCTRPCGDEPHINDIDEKYLTHGSTPQRYCSTCGMPLILKNQYLPLQELGSGGFGRTFIVLDLNAPGEILGEKKRRIVKQLYPRTSLSQDEIKLVENLFRKEAEVLEELKHPQIPQLYAFFELSIPQYIPNSNQVPLEEQQKLFYLVQEYIEGDDLSQELQKRKDAGVSFFNEAEVAQVLLEILDILKFIHSHHKKIIIHRDIKPNNIIRHQQTKKLYLIDFGAVKQVIQKVENQADKTENIIVTRGFSPPEQEAGTRVSFSSDLYSLAATCVNLLTGENPKTLGIPYDLNSWQNRVKVKPALTRILNKMLAANAKNRYQSADDVIKALKMAGLIPSKTSYGNLPIWLLALGGGGIIGAIALCLYWLYSTIFPPPTPIIEPLAVNYFSRGEESITTQVSTVPQCQPGYQAKAAGMEAFQQKKYQIAEKKFQEAIKLFADTRKNNSKSECSGDPETIIFLNNAKANLAGNPLTLFLATTSGKVENDSVTMEMLRGIAQAQDKINSNQGIKGQLVEVILGKDDENSEITKRMAQHIIENNIPGEEESRINIIGAIGHYTSDITLISGNVLGNTKYQDNRVPLISPSSSAVRKTQNIQVKHAINLNDYVFRVVPNDRFTAEKLAGYVRDKLNLQRVLVVFNSRDKFSISLKEEFIMRMKNKGVQATDIIECNLKEKQPRQCIALAKSNKSQVLMLATPAEGEVWAVINANRNNQLNLQLIGGDTVYSQVVLNETGEASEGMVVPVYVNLKSAKNKSNENFKLFEKKSQEFWGTTDVSWRTISTYDAMETLVTALQQLSKQGKPLTRLNVYETLKNPNFVAQGATAIVKFQERDRIPVPGLSVLFQVKRNTEGNLKFEPIE from the coding sequence ATGCGAGTATATTGCACCCGTCCATGTGGTGATGAACCACATATAAATGATATTGACGAAAAATATTTGACGCATGGAAGTACACCTCAGCGATATTGTTCTACATGCGGAATGCCGTTGATTTTAAAAAATCAATATTTACCATTACAGGAATTGGGTAGTGGTGGTTTTGGTAGGACGTTTATCGTTTTAGATTTGAATGCACCAGGTGAAATATTAGGCGAGAAGAAACGACGGATTGTTAAACAGTTATATCCTCGCACTTCATTGTCCCAAGATGAAATCAAGTTAGTAGAAAATCTTTTTAGAAAAGAAGCAGAAGTTCTAGAAGAATTAAAGCATCCTCAGATTCCCCAACTCTATGCTTTTTTTGAGTTATCGATTCCCCAATATATACCAAATTCAAATCAAGTACCTTTAGAAGAACAACAAAAACTATTTTATTTAGTACAGGAATATATCGAAGGTGATGATTTAAGTCAAGAATTACAAAAACGAAAAGACGCAGGAGTCAGTTTTTTTAATGAGGCTGAAGTTGCCCAAGTTTTATTAGAAATTTTAGACATCCTCAAGTTTATTCATAGTCATCACAAAAAAATAATTATCCATCGTGATATCAAGCCGAATAACATTATTAGACACCAACAAACTAAAAAACTCTATTTGATTGACTTTGGTGCTGTTAAACAAGTAATTCAAAAGGTGGAAAATCAGGCAGATAAAACTGAAAATATAATTGTTACTCGTGGTTTTTCACCACCCGAACAGGAAGCTGGAACAAGAGTTTCTTTTTCCTCTGATTTGTATTCTTTGGCTGCAACTTGTGTGAATTTACTAACAGGTGAAAATCCGAAAACTTTAGGCATTCCTTATGATTTGAATTCTTGGCAAAATCGAGTCAAAGTTAAACCAGCGCTAACAAGAATTTTAAACAAGATGTTAGCAGCCAATGCCAAAAATCGTTACCAATCAGCCGATGATGTGATTAAAGCTTTGAAGATGGCAGGTTTAATCCCTTCTAAAACTAGTTATGGTAATTTGCCGATTTGGTTACTGGCTTTAGGAGGTGGGGGGATCATAGGCGCGATCGCACTCTGTCTCTATTGGTTATATAGTACCATTTTCCCACCACCAACCCCAATAATTGAGCCTTTAGCTGTGAATTATTTTAGTCGGGGAGAGGAAAGTATCACAACGCAGGTTTCAACTGTTCCCCAATGTCAACCAGGTTATCAAGCTAAAGCCGCAGGGATGGAAGCCTTTCAACAGAAAAAATACCAAATTGCCGAGAAAAAATTCCAAGAAGCAATCAAACTATTTGCGGACACTCGTAAAAATAATAGTAAATCTGAATGTTCTGGAGATCCCGAAACAATCATTTTCCTTAACAACGCAAAAGCTAACTTAGCTGGAAACCCTTTGACGCTTTTTCTTGCTACTACTAGCGGTAAAGTTGAAAATGACAGCGTAACAATGGAAATGTTAAGGGGAATTGCTCAAGCTCAAGATAAAATTAACAGTAATCAGGGAATTAAGGGACAATTGGTTGAGGTAATTCTGGGTAAAGATGATGAGAATTCAGAGATTACTAAGAGAATGGCTCAACATATCATCGAGAATAATATTCCTGGGGAAGAAGAATCGAGAATTAATATTATTGGTGCTATTGGTCATTATACATCTGATATTACCTTAATTTCTGGTAATGTTTTGGGAAATACCAAATATCAAGATAATCGTGTTCCTCTGATTTCTCCTAGTAGCAGTGCTGTGAGAAAAACCCAAAATATCCAAGTTAAACATGCCATTAATTTGAATGACTATGTTTTTAGAGTAGTTCCCAATGATCGCTTCACAGCAGAAAAATTAGCTGGTTATGTGCGGGATAAATTAAATTTACAAAGGGTTTTAGTTGTGTTTAATTCGAGAGATAAATTTTCCATTTCCTTGAAGGAAGAATTTATCATGCGAATGAAAAACAAAGGTGTGCAAGCAACAGATATCATCGAATGTAACTTAAAAGAGAAACAACCAAGGCAATGTATCGCATTAGCTAAGTCGAATAAATCACAGGTTTTGATGTTAGCCACACCTGCGGAAGGTGAAGTTTGGGCAGTTATAAATGCTAATCGAAATAATCAGCTAAATCTTCAATTAATTGGTGGAGATACCGTTTATAGTCAGGTTGTTTTAAATGAAACAGGAGAAGCATCTGAAGGGATGGTAGTTCCTGTCTACGTGAATTTAAAATCTGCCAAGAATAAATCTAACGAAAACTTTAAACTGTTTGAAAAAAAATCTCAAGAATTTTGGGGAACAACTGATGTGAGTTGGCGGACAATTTCTACCTATGATGCGATGGAAACCCTAGTTACAGCTTTGCAGCAACTTTCCAAGCAAGGAAAACCACTCACCCGCTTGAATGTCTATGAAACCCTAAAAAATCCTAACTTTGTTGCCCAAGGTGCCACAGCAATAGTAAAATTTCAAGAGCGCGATCGCATTCCCGTACCAGGGCTATCTGTGCTGTTCCAAGTTAAGCGCAATACTGAGGGAAATCTGAAATTTGAGCCAATTGAATAA
- a CDS encoding ISNCY family transposase: protein MIEILGFADLLGYLQAAVGKMEDPRKDSPNKQYSIKDAVLSAFGAFFMQCESFLEYQRQLNSRKGRDNTQTLFKVSKIPTDNQIRNIIDPIKVVTLFEVFEHIYRILKTKGYLKPFEVLGGQLLVSLDGTEYFSSKSIHCDQCSHRTHKNGTVTYFHSAILPVIVAPGQKHVISLDPEFITPQDGHEKQDSEVAAAKRWIHRHVDFFDDAKVTLLGDDLYSRQPMCELLINQGFHYIFTCLPESHITLYDWLEYLNANGEISHLTIRKRHGRKWHFYNYRWANNIPLRDAQPALLTNWFELTITCDQQNIFQNAWVCNRCITNDNVIELADSGRARWKTENENHNVLKTKGYHLEHNFGHGKQHLASFLLTLNLLAFLFHTVLHLVDLFYQQIRSLLGTRKRFFNDLRTLTTYFIFNSWRHLISFMLDEFDPICPANSS from the coding sequence ATGATAGAAATATTGGGATTTGCAGATCTTCTTGGATATTTACAGGCAGCCGTAGGCAAAATGGAAGATCCACGAAAGGATAGTCCAAACAAACAATACAGTATTAAGGACGCAGTACTGAGCGCGTTTGGTGCATTTTTCATGCAGTGTGAATCATTTTTGGAGTATCAAAGACAACTAAATAGTCGAAAAGGGCGAGATAATACTCAAACTCTATTTAAAGTATCTAAAATTCCCACTGATAATCAGATTCGTAATATTATTGACCCAATCAAAGTGGTGACACTATTTGAAGTATTCGAGCATATTTACCGGATATTAAAAACCAAAGGATACTTAAAACCATTTGAAGTTCTGGGTGGACAATTATTAGTTAGCTTAGATGGAACCGAGTATTTTTCATCCAAATCAATCCACTGCGACCAATGTTCGCACCGTACTCATAAAAACGGAACAGTAACTTACTTTCACAGCGCTATTCTTCCAGTAATTGTTGCACCTGGACAAAAGCATGTAATCAGCCTCGACCCAGAATTTATAACGCCCCAAGACGGTCATGAAAAACAAGACAGCGAGGTGGCGGCAGCAAAACGCTGGATTCATAGACACGTAGACTTTTTTGATGATGCTAAAGTTACCCTGTTAGGTGATGACCTTTATAGTCGGCAACCAATGTGTGAATTGCTCATTAATCAAGGCTTTCACTATATTTTTACCTGTTTACCTGAATCTCATATTACCTTATATGATTGGTTGGAATATCTGAATGCTAATGGGGAAATCAGCCATCTTACCATTAGGAAGCGTCATGGTCGTAAATGGCATTTCTACAATTACCGATGGGCTAATAACATTCCTCTACGGGATGCTCAACCTGCTTTGTTAACTAATTGGTTTGAACTGACCATTACTTGCGACCAGCAGAACATATTCCAAAACGCTTGGGTTTGCAATCGCTGCATCACTAACGATAATGTCATCGAACTTGCTGATTCTGGTCGTGCTCGATGGAAAACGGAGAACGAGAATCATAACGTACTCAAAACTAAAGGCTACCACCTTGAACATAACTTCGGACATGGTAAACAACATTTAGCTTCCTTTTTGCTGACCTTAAATCTGTTGGCTTTTTTGTTTCACACGGTCTTGCATCTAGTTGACCTATTCTACCAACAGATTCGCTCCCTGTTAGGAACGCGCAAACGTTTCTTTAATGATTTGCGTACCTTGACTACTTACTTTATTTTTAACTCGTGGCGGCATCTGATTTCTTTTATGCTAGATGAATTTGACCCCATCTGTCCAGCCAATTCCTCTTAG